The sequence below is a genomic window from Oncorhynchus nerka isolate Pitt River linkage group LG7, Oner_Uvic_2.0, whole genome shotgun sequence.
caggtttcctccagacgtgatgcttggcattcaggccaaagagttcaatcttggtttcatcagaacagatcatcttgtttctcatgttctaagagacatttaggtgccttttggcaaactccaagtgggctgtcatgtgccttttactgaggagtggcttccttctggccctTCTACCATAAAGgaatgattggtggagtgctgcagagatggttctccttctagaaggttctcacatctccacagaggaactctggagctctatcaaagtgaccatcgggttcttggtcacctctctgaccaaggcccttctacccaattgctcagtttggctgggcagccaaagagagtcttggtggttacaaacttcttccatttaagaatgatggagtccactgtgttctttgggaccttcaatgctgcagaaatgttttgctacccttccccagatctgtgcctcgacacaatcttgtctcggagctcaacggacaattccttcgacctcatggcttggtttttgctctgacatgcactgtcaactgtgggaccttatatagacaggtgtttgcctttccaaatcatgtccaatcatttgaatttaccacaggtggactccaattaagttgtagaaacatctcaaggatggtcaatggaaacaggatgcatctgagttcaatttcgagtgtcataacaaagggtctgaatacttaagtaaataaggtatttctgttttttatatttaacaaattagctaacatttctaaaacctgttttcaatTAGTCAATattggggtattgtatgtagattgattaggacatttttttatttaatcaattttagaataaggctgtaacgtaacaaaatgtggaaaaagtcaaggggtctgaatactttccgaatgcactgtactgaATGTTGCTCTAAGAGTTGTGCAAAGTTGGTATAATCTCATTCAAAATGTTTCACAGCTGTAATGGTGTGAAGACGTATGCAATCAAGACATCTTCGTTTAAAAAATATAATACAACATTTTGGAAAATATtccatattttttattttcactAGGCACTGTATCAGAGGAAACAGATGCAGGGTAACAGTACAAACATCTGACAATCTTCAACTgtaaacccccacacacacacacacacacacacacacacacacacataatagcAATAATGATACTGCACATCCACCATCAATGTTTTGGCAGTGTTGTGCGAATGCCCTCTGTTGATTAGAGACTTGTGACCCTCACTGAGGTCTTTGTTCATTTAGTGTCAGGAGGGAGTAGAGAGCATTGTCTTCTATTTCCGGTGGGGTTTCACAAAACCTAATGGTGCAGTACAAGTCACTGTTGGAGCTGTACATAATTATCTCATCATACACATGACAAGTGTCCTCTtcatcctgagagagagagggaggggggcattGGGTAGAGTTTATTTGTTGAGTGAGTTGGTGCATATAGCCTAATGTCTGCTGTCTGATGAGGGCATGCAAAATGTTATTTAAAATATGATAAAGCTTCAACTTAAAACAAATATCCAATTCACCTGTGCAATATCTACAGGCTCTGATTCAGATGATGGAAATGCTAAGGGACACAAATTATAGGCTTCAACATATCATAAACAAAATAATAGTATTTTCATAAGTACAATACGATATGTAGGTAGGCTATCAAAGAGAGAATACTTGGTCTTACTCAGTGAGCGTGACATTGATTGTTTTCTGAGGAGTAGACCAAGTGCAACCACAGTGCAACACATCAATAGTCCAAGGACAGCTCCCACAACAACGTGGACACGTACAAAGCCTAAATTACAGTGAGAATAATTCAACAAAATCTCAATCAAACCCATGTTTTCCATTGTGTGTTTGGAACAAAACAGAGTAGCCTAAAGTTCAGGAAGAGGGGTCCAGAGAAGTCGGATCCGCAGACACTCCGAATGTTCAATTACCTGGGCTACCAATCCGAATAGTTGAGGTTGTTGGAGGTGTGACATCCCAATCTGCAACAGGTAACTTTTTGTATGGCACCTTTAAAATGAGCAAAAACAAAAGTATACAGAAAATATATAGAAGATATGTTAGAATATAACAAAAATGTACAATAGGAGCTTATTTTTTTTAAGCTATTCAAAGTTATATCAACCTGTGTAAAGGTGGGGACCTCTGAGGAAACATATTTGTTAGTTTCAGTGGTGTCCTTCCTGTCAATCACAGGGGCAGGTGTAGACAGTGAAGTGACCAATGGAGCTGTGGGTACACATAGtaagtagagggtagaccaggtaAAATATTTGTGCATTCAAAGATAATCAAAAGGGAGATCAAAGCAAAAATAATATGCATACCTTTACTCACAGAGATCTCTACTTTTGTTAAAACATCTCTTCCCCACTTATCAAGTCCACAATAATAATGTCCAGAGTCCTGTAATTCCAGGTTTTGGATGCTGACAATGAAATTACATCCATGGACATTGTCATACACGGAAAATCTTCCTACTGGGACAAATGCTTCACCCTTCACACTTCTGATGAGAATGTCACTGTTGGAACAGGGATGGCGACACAAGTATTTGGGTTTATATTGATATCCATCTGGATATGAACACTCAATGTCTAAAGCTCCACCTTCATATCCGTGCGCTCCAAATTTGCTCAATTTTGCATCACAGCATAGAACTTGAAAAAATAGAAAAACAATGTTATTTTTTATCGGTATAAAATCAAATAGTTGaaacatgaaataaataattaaaaacaTACATTTGTTTGGTAGAGTTTTATTCTATAAAATTTGCAGTATGCAGTGGTCTCTTTCACAAATAAaataatcaacaacaacaaaagattTCTGCAATTGtaatcaacaacaacagcaaatCTACAATAACAAAAAGTGTCTGCAATTGTATCTGAGTGTTAAAATCTCACCTGGCAAGTAAAGGAGAAACTTCAGATAGATTTTCATGTTTTCAGTTGTAAAATAATTTCACCACAGATACTCTACATGTGAGGACAGACCCACTTTTCTCCCGAATGCCCCTACTGTCACCGTATCAGTCTCCATTGACCAGCATCATTTGCAGTGGCTCAGGGCTGTTTTTATCTTACCTAAGGAAGTGAAAAATATAAACGGATTGCAACATTTCAGGAAGGAAGTGCTACAGACAGGAGCTACTTTTGTTGAATCAAAAGCCTCTATAAGGCGGATGTAGACATCTAAAACAGACGGAATATTCCACAATTGTTCATCTGGAGTAATTTAATGACCTGGCTATTAGCTATCGGATACATTCTCGAAACCAGACATATTAATATGTTTTGTTTGGTTCTGTAAATACATTTCAGAATGGTCTTGGTATATTGTCATGACTTAAAACATCTGTATGGTACACCCCATGAGTGAATTCAAAACACAACATTCTCAAAACCTTCTCAAAAGGTCCTTGCTATCTGggagttttgatatttcaactaccccattgaagatgaaatgtaaAATACTTAAGGTAAgagttaaggttggggttaggatTAGAATTTAGGGTAGGGACtggatgtcccaaggatcccagatagcactAACTATTCCCAAAATATATTCCCTTCCCTCTCAGGACACAATCCATCATAGTTAAATgcttgcaaagttcaaggggtctCCTGCCAGCTCTAGGGAAGTGCCTCATGCATGCATGTTGTAAGCAGTTGGTATCCCTATGGACAACTAACAGAGAGATTGGCTGCTGTTATATTACACATTGACCAGATTATGAACCCACACGCACTTCATATACAAGTTGTGTGTTCaatactagctacagtatgtgtttGGTTAAATGTTTAATTACATCTTTTGACAGTGACAGTGGAACATGGTCTTTAAATAAACATCAAACAAATGCCCTCATTCATTGCGCTTATGGCCACATAACTGTTGAAAATAAGAAAATACGGTGACTTGCAATGTGTAAGCATTTCCTTCCAGTTGCTCGTCCCCTTTGAACTATTCCCATTCCACCGTGCACCTCCCCCATTCTCCCCACCTCTTCGCCAGACAAAGCCTCACATGAAAGAGCAGGACATCCAACTGGCCATCATCCAGTAATTAAAAAGAACAGAGGAGTTATTCTTACGTCATACTGTATCTTCAATGCAATGACCAAATATGGGCATCtcgggagaacaggagggagaggttCAACTGAGGGAGACTGAAGTCAGCAGGCAATGTAGCCTAAGATGCTTTCACTTTGTATGATTACAAACCACCATAACCACCTTCTGGCTCGAAGTACCAACTGGATCAGATATCTCTCCATATCTCAGCAGCAACAACAGAGGCAGGGCTTCACCCCGGTCTACTACTGTAAAACAAATGCTGTTCTGTTTTTGTATCAAGTCCAACCTCTTCTTGCTGTCATCCCCACCTTTATTGAAGCAGCTTTGGAACATCAACCTGCCAGAGAGTAAAAGATTTAGATGTAATTTATTTACCAATACACTACATTCTTCCTGACTGTAATTTCAAGGGAAATGCTGGATTCATATAGATGTTACAGTAATTTACAGTCTACAGATGTAATCAATATTCCTGTCATTCCTCATACTGTTGGCTGCTCACCACATGAATAACATTGTATTGATATTATTAGGATGTTGCTTTCACAAACAacttccactcctctcctgttccaacCTTTTTTAGAGCTTTCATTGTGCTGTTGCGAATGGAGTCCAGCAACTGGTCCCTAGTGTTCCTCTCTCCGTGGCGTGAAGTCTGCCCGTTGAGTTTTCTCTGTGAGGCAGGCATGAGGGCTTTCCTTAGGCCCTCCAACACTGgggcagggggaggaggtggagctGGTCCAGATCGGCCAGCCTTAAGAGCCTGAGGTGGAGGTGGTGTAGATCCAGGACCAGATACACCATCCCCAGCCTGAGGTGGAGGTGTTGTAGACCCTGGTCCAGACCTACTACCCCAAGCCTTAGGGTTTAGCTTACCCACAGCTTTGGAGCTCCCCTTGTGGAAGGGTTCAGGTGAGGGGTTAGGGGGAGACATAAAGGGAGATGTTTTCAGGAGGTTTCCTGTCCTCTTAGTCTCACCAACAGACTTGGATTGGGATTGAGTTGAAGGTTCGCAAGAAAACTTCCCCAAAGGCAATGTGTTCTTTTTTGTGttggtctgtggttgtggtgtCTGACGTGTTGGCTGGTATGGCTGAGGCTGCTGGGATGGCTGGGCTTGTGCTTGTTTCTTCTCCTCCAGTCGACGTTGCCTCTGCAGGTCCATGTTCCGACTCAAAATGTTGGTCATGGTCATCCTTGGGCCGGCCAGTTCAAAGCCGTAGCCCAGCTTCAGCAACCTGGTGTTGTTTCTCAATACATTGGccatctccatctctgtcttgCCTCCACAGATGTGTCGCTGGTTGTGGAAGCGCAGTTCAGTGATGGTTACATTTTTCTCTAAGGCGTGTACCACGGCCAAAATTCCCTTGCCAGTGAGGTGGTTGGAGTCAAGGATGACGTTGGTCAGAGACGTGTTGTTCCGCAGAGTGCCAGCAATGGCATAAGCCACATGGTCGTCAGCTCGGGTGTTGGCTAAAGCAAACGTCTTgacatgtgtgttgtgttgtagtgccTCTGCAAACTGGATGAGGGTGTGGGTCTTGATGACGTCTGAGTTGTTGACATTGAGCTCAGTCATTAAAGGGTCGTCTTTTCTGACATGCTCCAGGAGCTCATCAAACATGCTGGCCTCCTCGTTCTCCTCGCCTCCCTCCATGACTTCACCAGCTGAGCGTTCTTCCCTACTACTGTTCTCTAGGTTTACATTGCTGGCTTTACTGTTTTTATTAGGAGTCCTTTCTGTCTTCTTTTCACTGTCTATCTGTGTCTCATCCTGGACTCTACTTGGTTTCCTGTGTGATTTCGTGTTTTCGCTATCTTTGTCCTTCTCATTATTCCTCTTTTCCTTCACCTCAGTACCCCTGAGTTCTTTCTGCTTTTCCTCTACTTTAGAGAAAATTCCTCTTGTGATCTTGCTATCCTTCATTTTTTTAGGtttttctttcttctctttctccttagTATCGTCTTTATCAGCATGCCCTTGAAGCTTTGAAATCAGATCCTTGGTTTTAGAGACGGTCTTTTTTCTGATATCTTTTTGCTCCTTTTCTTTTGTATCTTCTTTTTTTGTTTGTAATTTTGAGATAAGATCAAGTGTTTTGTTACTACCCTTCTCCTTGTGTATGCACTCCTCCTTTTTCTCATTTTCTTCAACCTGTACTTCATTGCTTTTTTCAACAATCTTATCTTCCTTTTTTTCATGGTCTTTGTCCTCATCTCCCCCTAACCTACTATGTGGCCTTTCCTCatttccctctccactccctccctcacccttcaAGTTCTTGCTCTGAGGTTTTTCCTCTTCGTCCTTGGATATGTCCTCCTTAGAGGTCTCCACAGCAGAGAAGTTTAGGTCCATGACATCCTGGTCATCCTGGTCATCTGACTTGAAGTAGAAGAAACTATCACAGCTCTTCCCCATCTTCTTCAGGCGTTCCCGTTTCACTCTGTCAGTTGTTGGCTCCTTCAGTATCAGGAACATAAGAAAGATAGTTGCATTTATCATACAagcccacatgaaaaaatactatagtatactatggtataaatagtatagtattcactgtagtgtttttttaagtctgcaaaaacactattgtaaatactgtagtatttacagttcgCTTTAGTGTAAATACTATTGTAAAATAActgtagtatatgtagtatataatatagtaattaatgtagtatttactgtagtgttttgcagACTGTACTATACCGtattatttactgtagtgtttttgttttattatcttcgACATAGAAATTTAATCTTTGTCCTTCAGGAGATCTACTGGAGAAATAGTtagagcttctgctcttttctataacctgtagggatACAATTTAaggtctatacttggcatgtagaTTTTCCACTTAAGGGTGTAACAAATTGCAGTATGGGGGAGGGGAATAGATATACGCTAATTAAATAATGAAGTATTTACTACAGTTAAAAAAGTGTTTTTACAGACTgaagtgtttttgtggacattactgtagtattgacTATAGTGTTTTGTGtggataatactgtagtatttacaacaTTCTAATAAGCACTACACATGATCAAGGGATACTAGAGTGTGtaatatagtattctacagtatactacacatTTTCTAGTAAGCAATTCACGATGTAGggaaggaaagggaaagggggaaacctagtcagttgtacaactgaatgcatacaAACCGATGGAACATTGTCTCTACGAGCACCATCTGTTTGTTTTGTAAAATTTTATATCTTGCATATAGGAATCTGGGTTTTTGCATCCCTTACAGGCTGAAACGTCTGTAGGGATCTGTAAGCCACTGTGTAAGTAACTCTGGCAGATGTTTCCTTAAAAGGCAGTATGGGTCAGAGCGAGAGGAGCGTTCACTCTGGAATTTAATTTGTCTTAGAACTGGAACCAGCATGCCAGCATTAACAAGACTCATTATTCTATGAGCCTGTCTCTTACCCTTTTCACCAAAACCAGATTTCAAGGGGCTTTATGAAAACACCATACAGAAGGTCAACACCACAGAGGCCCATGTACAGCTTTGTAGGATGGATCATTTAGTATTTAGAACTAATTATGTAGCAGTCTAGTTAACATTTGAATAGCTAGAATCACATATCCTGCTATTTATACATGGCATGGTATAGTGGTCAATATACTTGTCAATGAAATACATTTAGATCCTGAGATAGCACATGTAAAATCAATTACATACACTCAACAGAATTGTATTCCCTCAAATACACACTCGGACTCAAAATCCCAGTAATCACATCACACCTTCATCACATTACTTGTTGCAAAGTAATGAAAACACTTCTCAGAGTCTTGTTTGTGTGCTGAAAAGAAAATCTCAAGATTATGCAGTGTCTTT
It includes:
- the lmod1a gene encoding leiomodin 1a (smooth muscle); the protein is MSRRKVRNQRPAESEEDSDIDNLLAALTLAEVEELQSELTVIDPDPTVPVGLRQKNQTDKQPSIKYNRGAMLDYCERETKKLIQRELSFEEPTTDRVKRERLKKMGKSCDSFFYFKSDDQDDQDVMDLNFSAVETSKEDISKDEEEKPQSKNLKGEGGSGEGNEERPHSRLGGDEDKDHEKKEDKIVEKSNEVQVEENEKKEECIHKEKGSNKTLDLISKLQTKKEDTKEKEQKDIRKKTVSKTKDLISKLQGHADKDDTKEKEKKEKPKKMKDSKITRGIFSKVEEKQKELRGTEVKEKRNNEKDKDSENTKSHRKPSRVQDETQIDSEKKTERTPNKNSKASNVNLENSSREERSAGEVMEGGEENEEASMFDELLEHVRKDDPLMTELNVNNSDVIKTHTLIQFAEALQHNTHVKTFALANTRADDHVAYAIAGTLRNNTSLTNVILDSNHLTGKGILAVVHALEKNVTITELRFHNQRHICGGKTEMEMANVLRNNTRLLKLGYGFELAGPRMTMTNILSRNMDLQRQRRLEEKKQAQAQPSQQPQPYQPTRQTPQPQTNTKKNTLPLGKFSCEPSTQSQSKSVGETKRTGNLLKTSPFMSPPNPSPEPFHKGSSKAVGKLNPKAWGSRSGPGSTTPPPQAGDGVSGPGSTPPPPQALKAGRSGPAPPPPPAPVLEGLRKALMPASQRKLNGQTSRHGERNTRDQLLDSIRNSTMKALKKVDVPKLLQ